A region from the Tepidibacillus fermentans genome encodes:
- the murB gene encoding UDP-N-acetylmuramate dehydrogenase translates to MNWINRLKQANVGEIFENEPLSKHTSWKIGGVADGFIIPKNREKLVETILILTEEQIPWKVIGKGSNLLVRDRGYRGAILHLDSADFEQIEFNEHHVLVGANVSIIRLANLAAKKSLTGFEFAGGIPGKIGGAVYMNAGAHGSDISKILVEAEILLENGRIVKWSNQEFDFAYRTSRLQKEKGILLSVLFQLKLGDRKEIIEQMVRFKERRTKTQPYHLPCAGSVFRNPEGDYAARLIEELGLKGYQIGGAQISMMHANFIVNVGQATANDVLSLIQTVQDKVWEAYKIRLKPEVEVIGEG, encoded by the coding sequence ATGAATTGGATTAACAGACTAAAACAAGCCAATGTCGGAGAAATATTTGAAAATGAACCCTTATCCAAACATACTTCGTGGAAAATAGGCGGAGTTGCCGATGGGTTCATTATTCCAAAAAATCGAGAAAAGTTAGTGGAAACCATTCTGATTTTAACTGAAGAGCAAATTCCATGGAAAGTGATAGGAAAAGGGTCAAATTTGCTTGTTCGCGATCGTGGTTATCGGGGAGCGATTCTTCATCTAGATTCTGCAGACTTCGAACAGATTGAATTTAATGAACATCATGTTTTAGTAGGTGCCAATGTTTCTATCATCCGTCTAGCAAATCTGGCGGCTAAAAAAAGCTTAACGGGCTTTGAGTTCGCAGGCGGTATTCCAGGAAAGATTGGTGGGGCGGTCTATATGAATGCTGGTGCCCATGGATCTGATATCTCAAAGATACTCGTTGAAGCAGAGATTCTTTTAGAAAACGGAAGAATTGTAAAATGGTCTAATCAAGAATTTGATTTTGCTTATCGAACATCGCGTTTACAGAAAGAAAAAGGAATTCTTTTATCTGTTCTTTTTCAATTGAAGCTTGGTGACCGAAAAGAAATTATTGAACAAATGGTACGATTTAAAGAACGTCGAACAAAGACACAACCATACCACCTACCTTGTGCTGGAAGTGTATTTCGTAATCCAGAGGGTGATTATGCTGCACGTTTAATCGAAGAACTTGGTTTAAAAGGTTATCAAATTGGTGGTGCGCAGATCTCTATGATGCATGCAAATTTTATTGTGAATGTAGGTCAAGCTACGGCGAATGATGTCCTCTCCTTAATTCAAACCGTTCAGGATAAAGTTTGGGAAGCTTATAAGATTAGGCTAAAACCTGAAGTGGAAGTGATTGGTGAGGGATAA
- the murD gene encoding UDP-N-acetylmuramoyl-L-alanine--D-glutamate ligase, with translation MNFRDKQIIVLGLAKSGTAVAKILQKLGAKVIVNDAKPEEQCKGKNELESLGIKVICGSHPDDLISYETDLVIKNPGIPYHIPPIQTALSLQIPVITEVEVAYQLSKAPFIGITGSNGKTTTTTLIGEIIEQAGLNPIVAGNIGTVVSEQAFLANENQVLVTELSSFQLKGTQSFRPKIGVIINIYPAHLDYHKSMEDYILSKAKLFQNQTPEDYAVLNVDCEECVKLIPSIKSQIFQFSKKYEVERGTYVSKGIIYWKDQERTESILPVSELSLKGEHNVENVLAAITATRLYGVDVEIIREVLRDFKGVEHRLEFVRTTPNQVTYYNDSKATNPTATITALKSFPQKVILIAGGLDRGIDFHELIEPFEQHVKELITFGQTAEKLSKVAKLAGLDRIYTVDNVDSAVELAARTAISGDVVLLSPACASWDMFSSFEERGRMFKEAVHKI, from the coding sequence ATGAATTTTAGAGATAAACAAATCATTGTTTTGGGATTAGCAAAGAGTGGGACAGCTGTTGCAAAGATATTACAAAAACTTGGAGCAAAGGTCATTGTAAATGACGCAAAGCCAGAGGAACAATGTAAGGGAAAAAATGAATTAGAGAGCTTAGGTATCAAGGTCATCTGTGGTTCTCACCCAGATGACTTAATTTCGTATGAAACTGATCTCGTCATTAAGAATCCAGGAATCCCATATCATATACCTCCAATTCAAACGGCGTTATCCTTACAGATCCCAGTGATTACAGAGGTAGAGGTGGCTTATCAACTATCAAAGGCTCCATTTATCGGGATTACCGGATCAAATGGGAAGACAACAACAACAACATTAATTGGTGAGATTATCGAACAAGCAGGATTAAATCCGATCGTTGCAGGCAATATTGGAACTGTCGTTAGTGAACAAGCATTTTTAGCCAATGAGAACCAAGTTCTTGTTACAGAACTTAGTTCGTTTCAACTAAAAGGTACTCAGTCATTTCGTCCAAAGATCGGGGTAATTATCAATATTTATCCTGCACATTTGGATTATCATAAATCAATGGAGGATTATATCTTATCAAAAGCCAAGCTGTTCCAGAATCAAACTCCTGAGGATTATGCTGTTTTGAATGTAGATTGTGAAGAATGTGTAAAATTGATTCCGTCGATAAAAAGTCAAATTTTCCAATTCTCAAAGAAATACGAAGTAGAGAGAGGAACTTATGTATCGAAAGGAATCATTTATTGGAAAGATCAAGAAAGAACAGAGTCTATACTTCCTGTATCTGAACTTTCCTTAAAAGGGGAACATAATGTAGAAAATGTGTTAGCTGCCATAACAGCAACTAGACTTTATGGTGTTGATGTAGAAATCATTCGGGAAGTTTTACGAGATTTTAAAGGTGTGGAACACCGATTAGAATTTGTTCGAACCACTCCCAATCAGGTAACATATTATAACGATTCCAAAGCAACCAATCCAACGGCAACGATTACAGCACTAAAATCATTTCCCCAAAAAGTGATTCTCATTGCAGGTGGTCTTGATCGTGGTATTGATTTTCATGAATTGATTGAACCCTTTGAACAACATGTCAAAGAATTGATCACCTTTGGCCAAACCGCCGAAAAACTTTCAAAGGTTGCCAAACTCGCAGGATTAGATCGCATTTACACCGTCGATAATGTAGATAGTGCAGTGGAATTAGCCGCTCGCACAGCCATTTCGGGTGATGTCGTTTTATTATCTCCGGCATGCGCAAGTTGGGATATGTTCTCCTCTTTTGAAGAACGAGGACGAATGTTTAAGGAAGCTGTGCATAAAATTTAG
- the murA gene encoding UDP-N-acetylglucosamine 1-carboxyvinyltransferase: MESFIIEGGRPLSGNIKIQGAKNAALPILAASLLAEGIHQIDDIPQLLDIDVMVQILAKLGVNVNQEQHTISLDTRSIISTEVPEELMSQMRSSIFLMGPLLARFHEVTVFRPGGCAIGERKIDLHLKGLEALGAKIEELENRIVCRTDRLQGATIVLDYPSVGATENIMMAATRAKGITKIIHAAKEPEIVDLQNFLNMMGARVSGAGTEVITIEGVDRLHSVPYYQIIPDRIAAATFMAAVGMTGGKIALKNVIPAHLSKVIEYLQYVGIEFENDNDKMIVTRENRRLKAVKRILTSPYPGFPTDMQAQFMALLSLADGVSMIEETVFDSRYKHVKQLISMGAKIEIEGRAAIIQGTDRLFGTEVRASDLRAGAALVLAGMAAEGKTTVRDIYHIDRGYENLEAILQSLGANIERIKTF, translated from the coding sequence TTGGAAAGTTTTATCATCGAAGGTGGAAGACCTCTTTCAGGAAACATAAAAATACAAGGGGCGAAAAATGCTGCACTTCCGATTCTTGCAGCATCCCTTTTAGCTGAGGGGATACATCAAATCGATGACATTCCTCAACTATTAGATATTGATGTCATGGTTCAAATCCTAGCCAAACTAGGAGTGAATGTAAACCAAGAACAACATACGATTTCTTTAGATACTCGTTCAATAATATCAACAGAAGTACCTGAAGAATTGATGTCGCAAATGAGATCATCGATCTTTCTGATGGGACCTTTGCTGGCACGCTTTCATGAAGTTACCGTTTTCCGACCGGGTGGGTGTGCCATTGGTGAACGAAAAATAGACCTACATCTAAAAGGGTTAGAAGCATTAGGTGCAAAGATTGAGGAGTTAGAGAATCGGATTGTTTGTCGTACAGATCGATTACAAGGGGCCACGATTGTTCTCGATTATCCAAGTGTTGGGGCAACGGAGAACATTATGATGGCTGCTACTAGAGCGAAAGGGATAACAAAGATTATCCACGCTGCAAAAGAACCGGAGATAGTTGATTTACAGAATTTCCTGAATATGATGGGGGCAAGGGTCTCTGGGGCAGGAACTGAAGTGATTACCATTGAAGGTGTGGACCGACTTCATTCTGTACCCTATTACCAAATCATTCCTGATCGAATTGCTGCAGCTACATTTATGGCTGCTGTCGGAATGACTGGAGGGAAAATTGCCTTAAAGAATGTAATTCCGGCCCATTTATCAAAAGTAATTGAATATCTTCAATATGTTGGTATTGAATTTGAAAACGACAATGATAAAATGATTGTAACAAGAGAAAACCGTCGACTTAAAGCAGTAAAAAGAATTTTGACATCCCCCTATCCTGGTTTTCCAACGGATATGCAAGCTCAATTTATGGCTTTGTTGTCATTAGCGGATGGGGTGAGTATGATTGAAGAAACTGTCTTTGATTCCCGATATAAGCATGTCAAACAATTAATTTCAATGGGAGCAAAAATTGAAATAGAAGGTCGAGCAGCCATCATACAAGGAACAGATCGTTTATTCGGTACAGAAGTGAGAGCTTCTGATCTAAGGGCTGGTGCCGCATTAGTTCTTGCAGGTATGGCTGCTGAAGGGAAAACGACGGTTCGAGATATCTATCATATTGATCGTGGTTATGAGAATCTAGAAGCAATTTTACAATCTTTGGGTGCAAATATAGAGAGAATAAAGACTTTTTAG
- the murG gene encoding undecaprenyldiphospho-muramoylpentapeptide beta-N-acetylglucosaminyltransferase: protein MKVVLSGGGTGGHIYPALAMAKEIKKQVPNAEFLYIGSKKGLEKGIVEKAGFSFVEIEITGFKRKLSFDNVKTILRFLKGVQTSKKYLREFQPDIVIGTGGYVCGPVLYAASKEKIPTIIHEQNVIPGLTNQFLSRFVDVVAISFEGARPYFSNAKRIELTGNPRATEVVNANPMNGFQALGISPSKRIILFVGGSRGAKAINESFLEVLPSLTQYEDYHFVYVTGEVHYENIQKEIKNRGIDLNQYSNVSIFPFLYNMPEILAATSLIVSRAGASTLAEITALGVPAILIPSPYVTNNHQEKNAKWLEEQGAAKMIREKELNGQLLLETILEMMNEQNREKVVHASKMIGQPDAAGRMVSIMKTLLHTKN from the coding sequence ATGAAGGTTGTTTTATCTGGCGGAGGAACAGGAGGTCATATTTATCCAGCATTAGCAATGGCGAAGGAGATCAAAAAGCAGGTTCCTAACGCAGAATTTTTATATATTGGTTCAAAAAAAGGATTAGAAAAAGGGATCGTCGAAAAAGCAGGATTTTCTTTTGTTGAGATTGAGATTACTGGTTTTAAACGAAAACTATCTTTTGATAATGTCAAAACAATTTTACGTTTTTTAAAAGGTGTTCAAACATCAAAAAAATATCTCAGGGAGTTTCAACCTGATATTGTAATCGGAACTGGTGGCTATGTTTGTGGACCAGTTCTTTATGCTGCTAGTAAGGAAAAAATTCCAACCATCATTCATGAACAAAATGTAATACCAGGTCTAACAAATCAATTTCTTTCTCGTTTTGTTGATGTAGTAGCGATTAGCTTTGAAGGGGCAAGACCGTATTTTTCTAATGCGAAGAGAATTGAGTTGACAGGTAACCCTCGTGCAACTGAAGTTGTAAATGCGAATCCAATGAATGGATTTCAAGCATTGGGAATTTCGCCAAGTAAGAGAATTATTCTCTTTGTTGGTGGTAGTCGCGGTGCAAAAGCGATCAATGAAAGTTTTTTGGAAGTTTTACCTTCATTAACACAATATGAAGATTACCATTTTGTTTATGTAACAGGTGAAGTTCATTATGAAAATATTCAAAAAGAAATCAAAAACAGAGGGATTGATTTGAATCAATACTCCAATGTCTCGATTTTTCCATTTTTATATAACATGCCGGAAATTTTAGCTGCGACGAGTTTAATCGTTAGTCGTGCTGGTGCCTCAACATTAGCTGAGATTACGGCTTTGGGAGTCCCAGCCATATTAATCCCATCTCCTTATGTAACAAACAACCATCAAGAGAAAAACGCGAAGTGGTTAGAAGAACAAGGGGCAGCCAAAATGATTCGTGAAAAAGAATTAAATGGACAACTCCTTTTAGAAACCATTTTAGAGATGATGAACGAGCAAAATCGGGAAAAAGTGGTTCACGCGTCTAAAATGATTGGACAACCCGATGCTGCGGGTAGAATGGTGTCGATCATGAAGACATTATTGCATACAAAAAATTAG
- the spoVE gene encoding stage V sporulation protein E, which yields MTKSRSNPDWWIILSTILLLGIGIVMVYSASAVLAYREVGDWYFYVKRQILFALLGIAALYVTINIDYWVWKQWAKVALMVSFALLILVLIPGVGLTRGGATSWLGVGAFSIQPSEFTKLGMIIFLAKFLSERQNKIIYFTKGLLPPLGIIGAAFALIMLQPDLGTGTVLVGTSILMMYVSGMRIKHLVGLGLVGVVGFAGLIAAAPYRMKRIWAFLDPWSDPLGTGYQLIQSLYAIGPGGLLGLGLGMSRQKHLYVPEPQTDFIFAILSEELGFIGGATVLILFLILFWRGLRVAITAPDLFGSFLATGIIGMVAIQVIINIGVVIGMFPVTGITLPLLSYGGSSLTLTLTAIGILLNISRFSR from the coding sequence ATGACAAAATCAAGATCAAATCCTGATTGGTGGATTATCCTTTCCACGATCTTGCTACTTGGAATCGGTATTGTGATGGTTTATAGTGCTAGTGCCGTATTGGCTTATCGTGAAGTTGGGGATTGGTATTTTTATGTGAAACGTCAAATTCTTTTTGCACTGTTAGGAATTGCAGCTTTATATGTCACGATAAATATTGATTATTGGGTATGGAAACAGTGGGCAAAAGTAGCACTGATGGTCAGCTTTGCCTTACTGATTTTAGTATTAATTCCTGGTGTTGGTTTAACAAGAGGTGGAGCAACCAGTTGGCTAGGTGTTGGTGCTTTTAGTATTCAGCCTTCCGAATTCACGAAACTAGGTATGATTATCTTTCTAGCGAAGTTCTTATCTGAACGACAAAATAAAATCATCTATTTCACCAAAGGGCTTTTGCCTCCCTTGGGAATTATTGGAGCTGCTTTTGCTTTAATCATGTTACAACCGGATTTAGGAACGGGTACTGTTTTAGTGGGAACATCGATTTTAATGATGTATGTTTCTGGTATGAGAATCAAACATCTCGTTGGTTTAGGATTAGTTGGAGTCGTGGGTTTTGCCGGGTTAATTGCTGCTGCTCCCTATCGGATGAAACGGATTTGGGCATTCTTAGATCCTTGGTCTGATCCGCTTGGTACTGGTTATCAGCTTATTCAATCCTTATATGCAATCGGACCGGGTGGATTATTAGGATTAGGCCTTGGGATGAGTCGGCAAAAACATCTCTATGTACCTGAGCCACAAACTGATTTTATCTTTGCGATTCTCTCAGAAGAACTGGGATTTATTGGAGGAGCTACGGTATTAATTCTGTTCCTCATTCTGTTTTGGCGGGGATTACGAGTAGCAATCACGGCTCCTGATCTATTTGGAAGTTTTCTTGCGACTGGTATTATTGGGATGGTTGCTATTCAAGTAATTATCAATATTGGTGTCGTCATCGGAATGTTTCCTGTTACTGGTATTACACTTCCATTATTAAGTTATGGTGGTTCTTCACTCACCTTAACCTTAACTGCAATTGGAATTTTACTAAATATTTCGCGATTTTCGCGTTAA